The Acidobacteriota bacterium DNA window TGCACGGAACACACAGAAAATAAATCCAGATTCTTCAATGGTTTCTGAGACTTCCCAAAATAGAGACTCAGGAAATATTTATCTGAAAAGCTATAGCAACCAGAAACATTTCGACTTACTCTTCAAATCCTCATAAATTTTATGAGTTAAGACCCGTTTTAGATAAACTCAATGATTGGTTTCGATACTTGAGAGATAGCCGATTATGGCATGAAACAGGTGATTTAGGGTAAGCCCAATTTGTGCGTTGGGGTCGAGTTTCGAAATTGTTTCCTTTTGTCGTTCAGCACGGACCAAAGCGGTGTCAAGCCACCGCACTCCAAAAATAGAAAGCGAGGAGCGATACAGTCGGTTTTCCAACTGCTCGCTACTCGCTACTCGCTACTTCGCTATTTGGTTTCTATAGAAAGCGAGGAGCGATACAGTCGGTTTTCCAACTACTCGCTACTCGCTACTTCGCTACTCGCTACCTTGCTACTTCGCTATTTGGTTTCTTCAGCCTTCTTTTTGACGGCTTCGACATTGAGGGTAATTTTGACCAGGTTGCCAACCGTCAGGCCGCCGTTTTCCAGGGTTTTGCCCCAGGTGATGCCGTAATCCTGCCGGTTGAGGGTCAGGTCGCCGGCAAAGCCAATCCGTTGATTTCCAGAAGGATCTTTGACTTTCCCAACCAGGCGGAAGGGAATGGTGATTTCCTTGGAAACACCATGCATCGTGAATGTACCGGTGCAGAACAGGTTTTTGCCTTTTTTGGTGACTTTGGAACTCTTAAAAGTAATTTCCGGAAATTTTTCAACGTCAAAAAAGTCGGCGGTCCGCAAATGTTTGTCGCGACCGTCAATGCCGGTATCAACGCTTTCGGCCTTGATGGCTACTTCGACGGAAGATTTGGTGACATCGCCTTCGTCGTGGACAATTGCACCTTTTAAGCTGGTAAATTTGCCGGTCACCTGACTGACGGTCATGTGTTCAACTGAAAACCCAACGGTGCTATGTGCCGGGTCAATGGCATAGGTTTCAACTTTGGGGTCCGCGGCCAGAACCGTGAGGCTCGCCGTCAGGGTCAGAAGCAGCAGGGCTGCACGAACCATTGTTTGTACTACCATGATCAAGAAATTCCTCCAAAGGGTTAATTTTTCAATTGTTCGTCAAAATTGGCTGAGGTTGAAAGTGGATCAAGTGATGCTTGATTGGATTTCGGCTGCAAGGGCAGGGTGACGTGAAAGCGGCTGCCATGCCCTTTCCCGGTTGATTCCGCCCAAATTCGCCCGCCGTGGGCTTCAGCATAGCTTTTCGCAATTGATAATCCCAAGCCGGTTCCGCGAGCTGAAAACTCGTACCGCCCAGACATATGCGTGGATGGGTCTTTGCTGGTGTAAAACTTGTCGAAAATTCGATCCACCTCGCCGGGGTCAATGCCGATGCCGGAATCTTCGATGACGATGTGAATTTCATCAGCTTCCTGTCGCAGCCTGACATTGATTTCACCGTGATCGTGGGTGAATTTAATGGCGTTCTGAATCAGATTGAGGAGGAGTAACTCGATTTTTTCGGCATCAATCGTCAGCACCATTGCCGGAGGAACTTCCGCCAGCAGACGCTGGTTGCGCAAGTGTGCAAATCCCTGAAGTTCCCGGATGATGGTGTGAATGATCTGTGCCAGGTCGTGCTCACCTGGGTTGAGAGTGATGTAGCCTTCACTGATGCG harbors:
- a CDS encoding YceI family protein — its product is MVVQTMVRAALLLLTLTASLTVLAADPKVETYAIDPAHSTVGFSVEHMTVSQVTGKFTSLKGAIVHDEGDVTKSSVEVAIKAESVDTGIDGRDKHLRTADFFDVEKFPEITFKSSKVTKKGKNLFCTGTFTMHGVSKEITIPFRLVGKVKDPSGNQRIGFAGDLTLNRQDYGITWGKTLENGGLTVGNLVKITLNVEAVKKKAEETK